The DNA window ATTTAGAGTTTCTCAGTTCTTTTCTGTTACACCACccagaaagaagaaaatatttaaatatatgtaATTATAAAATATTCCACCCGTCCTCCTCAGTGACtattagtaaaaaaaacacttctgcATGACATTGAATCCTAATTAACATGTTCCCTGGGGTCACGGGCGCCCCATCCTTGACTATATAAACACTGGATTACCacgagaccccccccccccccccccccacacacacacacatacagatgTATGACAAAAATGCCAATCTAAACAAAAACTACTTTTTCATCGTTTCTGTCAGAATAAATACAAGTATTGTATCTCAATACAATAATTTACCCCTGatagaaaaaaaggggggaggcGCTCTTATTTCTATTACAGTGTGGTAGCGTCATCTTGCGGAATAATATCTACATTACAGTTCAATTAAACCACGTACTGGAATAGAGGGCGCTACAGCAGCACAGGACCGGTCTAGCCTGTTGGCTCGAATGCGTTTGCGCCGTACTATGTTAGACCGGGACAGTTATCCCGGAATAAGATAGCAGGCATGTACAGTTGCCCCGGATATAGTTTTCCCTTAGTTGCGGCGTCCCCATTTGACAAGCCTGTATTAGATCGTAGATGTCTCGCTTTAGGAGAAGAAGTATTTCGAGGACGTGCACTTTTGATATACGGTGAGCGAAGCAAGTGGGTAAATGTGCAatgcattatttaatttagATAGTCAGTTTTAGTTTGCACGTCATGAAAATCctgaaaatgttaaaatgcaTTTCTATGTCCTTAAAATGGTTGTAAAATAGATTTCCGTGAAAGTTTCAAGTTATTGAAATTTTGCATGGATAATActtcaaatatataaaattgagtttaaataaatgatttaaacaataaaatacgTCTAATACCAGTTTTTTAAAGTGATTTTGTCTTCCTTAActacaaatttgaaaaacgTTTACCGAGTCTGTTACTGCGTGCATTTCGAAGTCATGATTTAAATCTGCCTACGTCATCTTTCGTTGTGAGGCAAGATAATAAACGGCAACACAGTGAAACACGATAAACAGCGTCACTCAAGTCACTCAAAATAAGATCATGACTTTGGCTCACCGAGTGATAAATTACGAGAGACATTCATCGGCGGATACACGCCTCCCTAGTACATATATCTTATTTTATACCAAGTAAAGCGAACGTTTGTGCATGATACACTGTCCGACTCTGGGACGCTCATTGCACATTGCTTCAAAAGGCACATATGATAATTTTCTTCAACCCGAACTTTTATTTCGGTTATTCTCTACCTGCTGCTAATGTCGAAGGGATtgccaataataataataataataatagtaataataataatagtaataataataataacaaatagaACTTTGGTAAATGTATAGTacattataaaataataaaggctAATGGGAATTAAAATTCATCGAGAAGTTCAAACGATTTAATCCAAAAAATAAGTGGTTAGCCCCATTCACTTGGATCAGTAGTGTCAGGACTTTTTCTTCCCAGGTCAAcgtacaaaataaatcaaaggaGGCTTAGAAACACCCCTGGACTGAATAACAACAGATTCACATCGCCATACTTAAAACCATAACAGAACTTTGCTGTACGAAGCTTGCCTTGGCATCACATCCTTATCGAATGATGTGTGAGTGTTTCAAAACCAGGGTGGGAGAAATGAGAAGGAACCTTTCTCCTACCTTAATTGCCACCCAGGATAAAAATGAAGCAGGCAAATGACACTGACCATGCAGCAGGTTGCTAATAAATGCATGGTAATGGTTTGGATACACGTGATTTAAACCATGCAAACCTTTTGGACCCGCCCTGGCCCTTTGAAAGAATACTAATAATTGAGAATCAATCGTGCAAATTCAAACCAACTTTAACCCTACTTGCAGCTCAACATGCGTGAAATAAGTACTTAGTGTATTTGCAAACAAAGTGCCGTGGAGCTTGAGTAAAGTGTTTGGAAAAGTCATTTCTGAAACGAAATAACTGTGGCTAAAAAAGTGCATGAACCTCATAAATTAAAGACACAAGTTGGGATATAAAATCTTTCCTTGAATCCTAGATCAACATGTGATGACAAAGTTTAGACCTCTGATTCTTCACTATGTTGCAGATAATCTCCAGCGAGCGGAAGGATGGACCCTCGTTGCAAGAGGCACGAGCGGGGCAGCAACTGGACCGACCAAGAGATTGTGGAGCTGCTGCAGCTGTGGTCAGACGAGTCCATTCAGATAGAACTGGAAAGCTCATTGCGCAACCAGCGTGTGTTTGACCGCATCGCACTCATTCTGCGTGAAAAGGGCATGTACCGCACAGGTGATCAGTGCAGAgagaagattaaaaaaatgaagttgGAGTATCGTCGTATTAAGGAGAACCACAAACTGAGATCTTGGAAATTCTACGACGTGATGGATCGGGTCTTGGCAAACCGACCGGCTATCACATACTCCACTCAGGGTGGAACATTTGTTGCACAGCAATTTTTTCAGAGTCCAGATGGAAGTGACTCATTTTTACAGGGGAATTCTTCACTAGGCTCTTTTGGTCCAACTTCTTCGGGTGGGTTTCTGTTTGGTCAGCCCCCTAAAACTCAAAATCCACTGGATGTCAAATGTGAGGGAGTGAAAGAAATTCTCTCAAACGCTCATGTAGCACGACCAGATCTGTGTTACAGATCAGGAGATGAACAGGAAACAGATGGACAATCTTTTCTTGGAACAGAGGATACACTCGGTCAAGGAGACAATTCTGCTCATTCAAGAATTTCCCCCTCAGgttgttgatttttaaaaaaatgtttttttttaaattaacagTATTTTTGCTACAGATATTGCATCACAACATTACTGCTACTTGCAAAattttgtccatccatccatccatccatccatccatccatccatccatccatccatccatccatccatccatccatccatccatccatccatcaattaattaattacatGAACGGCTTATCCTCATGagggtcgcaggcgtgctggagcctatcccagctgagttagggcagtaggcaggggacactcTGAACTGGttaccagccaatcgcaggacacatagagaaacaaacattcacactcacacctatgggcaatttggaatgCTCAGTCGGCTTACCATGCATgcctttggaatgtgggaggaaaccggagtacccggagaaaacccacgcaggcacggggagaacatgcaaacttcacacaggaaggccggagcTGCAATCAAATCCTGCACTcatgaactgtgaggcggatgtaCTAACAAGTGCTTCCCCGTGGATTAGGGGATATTGCTAATATTTGCTAACCGTGGATCtatgaagccctttgagactctAAGGCCTGTACAAATAAACTGGACAGTTCAACAGGTGTAAATGAGTAAATACACTTACCAGATATACCAACTTCCAGACTGATTATGTTCTTCATAATGTGTCCCATGATTGGTTGGTGACCAGGCCCAGGGTGTATGTCTCCTCTCCCCCAAAGATAGTCtgccgcacgcacgcacgcacgcacgcacgcacacacgcacgcacgcacgcacgcacgcacgcacgcacgcacacacacacagagttttattattttgtatagAGGCATGTCTCTAAGCAATCACGTCATCTCATGCTTTTCTCACATCCGCAGATTCAGCTGACCTGAACGTTGATGCGTCTGCTTCCCATTTAGGCACTGTTCCCGTGCCACATGACGCATCTAGGGAGGGCCTCCGTCCCCTGGCTGCCTTAAAACAGAGGAGACGTCGTAAGGCAAAGGCAGGGAAAAGCACGTGTGGCCACGGAAATGGAAAGTGTTGCAGCCAGGGGCCTCTCAACAAAGCTCTTGCCAGCGTCCTCATGTGGCAGCGGTGTGCTGAAGATCGCCTCCTCTCCTGGGAGGAAGCACGACTAGAGAAGGAGTTGCAAGCTGATGAGCGCAGACAGCAGCAAGAAGAGAGAAGAATGGAAAAGGAGCACCAGCATGAGCTGCACCTTTTCAGCATGCTTACGGGGGCGTTAACTGCCATTAGACAGGGTGCTGTGACCACAGAAACAGCACCCACTAACATCCCCGTTCCTCCGCTAGATCATCCGTCACCTGTACTGGCGACATCAACTGCTTCCTGTGCGCCATCTCAACCATATACACAGACTCCCTCTGCACACTCTGTTTCCACTAAGGGGACAATAAAGCCGGAGCCACACCCATCAGGCAGGGCCTGCACAACAGCCGAGAGTACTTTTGCAACTCCGAGAGGTGTCAAGTCTCCTGAGGCCAGCGTGTATCTGTCCAATCGTGGGAACAGTATTCGACAGCATCAAGGCATCCTCCAGGAAGGCTTTGCTCAATATAGAGGAAACAAATATGACATTGACAACCCTAATGTGAGTCAGCAGATAGGTTTTGTAAATGCTAAAGTGGCTACAGGTATGTCTCTGTGCCCCATGTTGCAGGGTGTCATCAATATGGGAACAAGCGAGAACAAGCTCTGCTATGATCTTCTTCATAAAAGGGTAATATGTGCTTTATTTTCATACATCAATACAAGACAGGAATAcgatttcactttcattttcattgcagTTGACCCAATCTGACATGCTACATGTTGACCCAGCACTGTTACAGTATGGTGATTGGAAGGGACATGCATTGTAagtgatttgatttcatttagatttaaaaaggaacatttcCAATTATTCTGTTTCAATGTTGTGTTTCAGCCTGAGAGAAGTGGTCGCAGAGTTTCTAACTCACTACTGCTGTTCTCCAAAGCTATTGAAAGCTGAAAATGTGAGTGGAAGTTATGGATCTCAAAATTTAATGGTCACTatttaaatgcaattttttttgccatttgtcacagttaatgtatttatttagcatTTCAATTGAGCAAGAGCATTCTTCAGCGGTCTCACATAAACAGAGTGCAAATTTGTCATAGCAAGGTTACAGTTTCATTGTTATAACGTCAACATGGTATGTCAAGTTTCAATCGCTAAATAATTGAATTCAATGATTATAAACAGCAATCGCATTGGAACTAGCATtttgaagaggaagaaaaaataacagcATATAGATACACATTGTGCAGAAGACATACAGTGCATCCAGAAAGTATTCACAGCGCTttactttttccacattttgtgTTATAGCATCATTCTGAATGaattcttatttttcttaaaatttgacacacaacaacccataaaaacaatgtaaaaaaagttgtacttgaatttttttttaaatttattaataataaaaaaatgcacccTTAAATGCTtggttaaaaacaacacaatttgggttaaaaattggagcGACCCCGGAAGTTGGGTCAAATGTTGCACAAAAACCCCCAATTTCTTTGTACAATAAAACCCAGCAACCCAAAGTATGGTCAAACTGACTACCTTAAACCATAACATCAACTGTTTCCTCTAAATATGACAGCGTAAATGAGAAGTATTTGCTTTATTGAAGAAGAATGAATCTAGTGCATGTGACCAAAAATTAATGAGGgaattgtttttgtgtaaTTTTTAATGAAAGGAATCACCCCCTACTGGCTTTGCAGGCTTTAGGCGATTCTCCAACTAATTTAAACTAAAAACAAGGCTGCACTCATTGTCGTACAGCTGATGTTGCCAAATCAGTTAATTTGAATTACTTGATTAGCCAAATCGCCATTTAATTAAGAAGTTAAGTGTGCACGTGTGCATCGTCAGGCTTTCCtatgtgccaacaaggttcttTGCGGCTGTGAAATAACACTGTCCATTTGTGTACTTGGTCAGGTTGTGGTGATGAATGGATGTAGTGCTCTCTTTTCGTGCATTGCAGCAGTCATTTGTGACCCAAAAGGTAGGTCCCCAAACCCAGtttgtaaaagtaaaatttAGCAAGGACAGGGGTGGTTGGtgctgaagcctatcccagctgacatcTGGCAAAAGGCAGACTTCActctgaactggtcgccagccagtcGCAGTGCACATGTAGAGACAAACTTGTTTAGTTCCTCTTTAAGCACAatacatatttcattttattagtgAATGTTTCCTCATTCTATGTTCCAAATTCTATTGCCTTTCAAATAACtctatttttcttgtttttgttatagATGCCATTCTAATTCCAAGCCCTTTCTACGGTGTTATTACTGAGGACCTGCAGTTGTACAGTGACGTCAAGTTGTTTCATGTCCCACTCCAATGTGAGGTAGAAGCCTTcgtcttgtatttatttttcgcTTCTTAAACAGTAGACGCTTGAACGATTGTACCTTTTCTGAGAATTTCCTTTCCTCGAGGCCACCAGTTGttcaattttttctttttgagtgAGATCTGCTTTTTCGCTggttgttcctttcttcttcaTTGCAATTATGTGGGCACatcaattattcacaaattgtGCCTCTTCACAGTCAGGCTCTGTCCTTGTCCCTACACATGTGAGGTTTCTGTACTGCCTTGATTATATACATTTCAGCTGCACTCTTTGTCATGttgtatttaccgtattttccgcactataaggcgcacctaaaaacctccaattttctcaaaagccgacagtgcgccttataatcaggtgcgtcttatatatggaccaatattgagccactacagcaggcgtgtccaaagtctggcccgcgggccaaatgtatatatcttatatatggacaaagttttaaaatgggccattcattgaaggtgcgcattataatccggtgcgccttatagtgcggaaaatacggtactactAGATACTTAAGTTAATGTTATACAGCTGGCTATCAGTGGACGTTTAGACCTTCCTTGTcttttgcaaatatttataGGATGGTAATAATGATGGTCGACATTTTCATCTCACCGTGAGCAAACTGGAGGAAGCTGTAAAAAGGGCGAAGCAAGAGGTAATCCATGCATGTCTTTGtttcacatttaatattttaataaagtGCTAACCCATCTAAAGCAGATTCTGGAAACCTTGCATCCTGTTTCACTGACGGATAACTGTTGCATTTCAAATAGGGGGTTATCATTCGGGCTATTATACTAATGAACCCGCACAATCCTCTTGCTGAGATCTACACCCCAAAGGAGATGCTTTCCTTCTTGGAATTTGCTAAAAGGTAGGGTCTGCTCCTCAGTTACCACATGCTGTggtaaagcaaaacatttaacAGAAGATAACATACAGTGGCTCTAAAAAGTCTCTAAAAAGTTTACTGCCGGGTTTTTAAAGTGTACCGTCGGAGTTCCCACATTGAAGTCTTGATGGGTAAAGGGAGCAATATTGTACAGTTTGATAAATATTTGGCGTTCCA is part of the Syngnathus acus chromosome 6, fSynAcu1.2, whole genome shotgun sequence genome and encodes:
- the accs gene encoding 1-aminocyclopropane-1-carboxylate synthase-like protein 1 isoform X1, which codes for MDPRCKRHERGSNWTDQEIVELLQLWSDESIQIELESSLRNQRVFDRIALILREKGMYRTGDQCREKIKKMKLEYRRIKENHKLRSWKFYDVMDRVLANRPAITYSTQGGTFVAQQFFQSPDGSDSFLQGNSSLGSFGPTSSGGFLFGQPPKTQNPLDVKCEGVKEILSNAHVARPDLCYRSGDEQETDGQSFLGTEDTLGQGDNSAHSRISPSDSADLNVDASASHLGTVPVPHDASREGLRPLAALKQRRRRKAKAGKSTCGHGNGKCCSQGPLNKALASVLMWQRCAEDRLLSWEEARLEKELQADERRQQQEERRMEKEHQHELHLFSMLTGALTAIRQGAVTTETAPTNIPVPPLDHPSPVLATSTASCAPSQPYTQTPSAHSVSTKGTIKPEPHPSGRACTTAESTFATPRGVKSPEASVYLSNRGNSIRQHQGILQEGFAQYRGNKYDIDNPNGVINMGTSENKLCYDLLHKRLTQSDMLHVDPALLQYGDWKGHAFLREVVAEFLTHYCCSPKLLKAENVVVMNGCSALFSCIAAVICDPKDAILIPSPFYGVITEDLQLYSDVKLFHVPLQCEDGNNDGRHFHLTVSKLEEAVKRAKQEGVIIRAIILMNPHNPLAEIYTPKEMLSFLEFAKRNEIHAIIDEVYMLTVFDESVTFHSVLSLESLPDPQRTHIMWGLSKDFAMAGNRLGTLYTENQDIVEALAQLGSFHGISGITQHQVAQLLQDRDWISKEFLPENRRRLKAAHCYLTNELQKMDIHYLDRPAALYVWADFRKFLRAPSFEEELRMWRCFLKHKVVLSCGQAFSCSTPGWFRIVFADHQHYLQLGLKRIGEALKEIKESSMDRDSFIVKEGSEENKRSVKEDSATSDNATIENSTSSPQSKSSDQLKKKESSVPDTSWLAPDEFVLLDCQASKPAESLDSLIGTLKHQIRSSDWLEKNTPERSAEEDPEILDVFQSLLARARK
- the accs gene encoding 1-aminocyclopropane-1-carboxylate synthase-like protein 1 isoform X2, whose product is MDPRCKRHERGSNWTDQEIVELLQLWSDESIQIELESSLRNQRVFDRIALILREKGMYRTGDQCREKIKKMKLEYRRIKENHKLRSWKFYDVMDRVLANRPAITYSTQGGTFVAQQFFQSPDGSDSFLQGNSSLGSFGPTSSGGFLFGQPPKTQNPLDVKCEGVKEILSNAHVARPDLCYRSGDEQETDGQSFLGTEDTLGQGDNSAHSRISPSGTVPVPHDASREGLRPLAALKQRRRRKAKAGKSTCGHGNGKCCSQGPLNKALASVLMWQRCAEDRLLSWEEARLEKELQADERRQQQEERRMEKEHQHELHLFSMLTGALTAIRQGAVTTETAPTNIPVPPLDHPSPVLATSTASCAPSQPYTQTPSAHSVSTKGTIKPEPHPSGRACTTAESTFATPRGVKSPEASVYLSNRGNSIRQHQGILQEGFAQYRGNKYDIDNPNGVINMGTSENKLCYDLLHKRLTQSDMLHVDPALLQYGDWKGHAFLREVVAEFLTHYCCSPKLLKAENVVVMNGCSALFSCIAAVICDPKDAILIPSPFYGVITEDLQLYSDVKLFHVPLQCEDGNNDGRHFHLTVSKLEEAVKRAKQEGVIIRAIILMNPHNPLAEIYTPKEMLSFLEFAKRNEIHAIIDEVYMLTVFDESVTFHSVLSLESLPDPQRTHIMWGLSKDFAMAGNRLGTLYTENQDIVEALAQLGSFHGISGITQHQVAQLLQDRDWISKEFLPENRRRLKAAHCYLTNELQKMDIHYLDRPAALYVWADFRKFLRAPSFEEELRMWRCFLKHKVVLSCGQAFSCSTPGWFRIVFADHQHYLQLGLKRIGEALKEIKESSMDRDSFIVKEGSEENKRSVKEDSATSDNATIENSTSSPQSKSSDQLKKKESSVPDTSWLAPDEFVLLDCQASKPAESLDSLIGTLKHQIRSSDWLEKNTPERSAEEDPEILDVFQSLLARARK